The Punica granatum isolate Tunisia-2019 chromosome 4, ASM765513v2, whole genome shotgun sequence sequence ATCATTTTGGTTATTGTAGCAAACATGGTCATTGGATCCGGTTCACTCATCGGACGGTTTTTTTCTATCCCTTTTTCAACACAGACTGGGCTAACTAGGAAATTTCTTCAACCAGCTCTAAGTCTGTTGCAGGTATATCCATTCACCTCAATTGCATGAAAGCAGGCCGTGCTATTGCTTTTAAGATATGGCGAGAAAAATAAGTTGCAAATGGAAGTGCTTGATTGGGAGATTTATGTAGGAGTGTTGGCTTTGGAGTCTTGGTAGTCTAGCGATGATGGATAACGAAAAACAAATCATTAATTGAAGTCATTGAATATGCATTGATATGATAATGGGAGTCAAACTTTGGAAGTTAATTACCATGGCAACAAAACCTTCATATTTCAAGTTGGGTGACTATATTGGAAGCTAAGTTGGTCAAGTATGAAATCATCGTGTGGATATATTGTTTGCTTCTTCAAATTAACTTCCGTAAATAAGTTGTTTTCGCTAAATCTTTCCGTTGTTATATATTTGAATCCTAGGGTTTCTATTTACCAGTTATTGCTGCAGTAGTTTTCTTAGGCTGGATTCGTTTGGTTTTCTTAGACCAGGCTTGGTTTATTTGTAGGAAGAAAGACTCAGAAGTCTGCAGCAGAGGCTGGAAGTTCCATTTGATGGTTCTCGTTTACAGCATCAAGTAAAAACTGTCTTCCAAATCTTCCTAACCTCTCACCTTCCCTTGTCTGGATAAAATTAAATCTAAAACTATAGCGATAGTTTTAGATGAGGTCAGCAGCGCTGAAATGATCATCGATACCCCTTATTCATCTTGGAACGGAAATTCGCATATAGTTTTAACAGTTTGCAGTTCTATATCCTGTATCTCCAAAGTTGGCAATCTGATATGTAGGCTGCGTTTGAATTGttagtttgattttaaaatcatgattttgattttgattttgattttgattgtggaaaaagacaaatgagatagtattataaatttgacttgagaaacgtgtgtttttgttgtttagtgggtagagttaaaatcaaaatcacattcTAAAATcagtttcaaatttcaaacggGGCCGTGTAATGTCTATATCTCAAGTACACCTAAAAGAGAAATTAGATGCATTGAAATATTTGACGATCCACTTAAGCAACTGAGGTTCTGCTACTTCTGGGAGTACTTTGATATTAGTACACTTCCTCATGTACTATATTCAGTAAAAATTGTTGGGTTTCTTAAGAGATCTTCTctctttgttttgttcatAGGATGCTCTTAAAAAGTTGTGGAGGTTGGCTTACCCTGATAGAGAACTCCCTTCTCTAAAATCAGAGCTATGGAAAGATATGGGTTGGCAAGGTTCTGATCCTTCAACAGATTTTAGGTATAACTCAGAATTTTCATGTAACATAGCTTTTAAATtagtcaaaattttaattatccTTTCTCCCTGTTTTGACGACCGACTTTCTTTTGATCCTTTTAAGGGGTGGAGGGTTTATCTCGCTGGAGAATCTAATCTTCTTTGCCCAGAAATATCCAGTGAGTAACTCTAGAAACTTATGATGAACTGTGGACTTGGATAAGCACGTAATAGTATCTGAGATGATCTCATTGTGCTGCTAGcaacattattattatgttcTCATGCTTAGGATTATGTGCTTTTCTTTGTTATAGATTTCCTCATGAGGCAGCAAGTATACTCTAATCTATGACGGGTTCCCAAATAGGACTGCATTTATtgtaggaatttttttttttcaacaggAATCATTTCAGAGGCTGTTACATAAACAAGATGGAATCAGGGCCGAATGGGAATATCCTTTTGCTGTGGCCGGGATTAATATATCTTTCATGTTGGCACAAATGTTGGATCTTCAGTCGGGTATCAGCAAATTCTTAGCTGgaaatttctattttcatcgAGCTAAAACTAGTGAATCTAGGACAGGCTTGACTTTTCTGTTCCAATGCAGGTTATAACTTACCTAATTTCACGTTCTGTCTTGAACTGAGAAATTATGGCACTTCATTCTCGCAGGAAAACCGTCATCTTTAGCTGGAGTCAGGTTCTTAGAGCTCCTCAAGGATGATGAAATGGCATTTGACCATCTTTACTGTGTTGCCTTCCGAATGATGGATGCCCAGTGGCTTGCAAAACGTGCCTCATACATGGACTTCAATGTAAGTTATTGATTATTCATGGGATTTGTTTGAACACTTTCTTCTTATTGGTGAGGTCGGAGTTATCTAAGCATATGAACACCGAAAAGCCCATAGAAGCAGGTAAGACCTGGGCGTGAGCCATAATGAGGCTCTGCAGTGCAGATGAGTCGAAGCGATACGTGTAGCCACGCCGTAGTTTGTTACTTTGATCACCTCACCGAACTTCATTACGGCCTTCTGTTTTCTCCGGAGCCTGTTACGGAAAAATTTTATGCTTGGTGCTATGTTTCCCTCTTAGGATGTTTTGAAGTCTACAAGAGAGCAGCTGGAACGCGAGCTTTCTCTGGAAGATGTTTCTAGCATCAGAGATTTGCCCGCTTACAACCTGTTGAAATGGTAAATTGATCGGTTCTGCTTGAACAATGTGGGCCTTTTTCTAGTCCCCTCTGTTGGTCCTAATTCCTGCTTGAGGTTCCATATACCAAGTACTGTTTCGGGGAAGTGTATAAACATGATTCAGAAACTCAAGTTTCGGTGTCGAATGTACACGGAAAAAGCTTGTTTGAATGGAGAAATAGCTTACTATTTTCGCTGACAGAATGTGTTCTTTCTGTATTTTCTTATTGGATTCTTATGCTTCTCTTTCCGACAAAACATCTGCTAGGACACATTTTCAGTCTcttgaagaaaatattttcccATAGAGCCTTATGAATCTCTCATGACAGCCAACTGTTCATTAAACCTGAGGCGGATGTGATCAAATATCAGGGCGAAAGATAGTCCAGAGATATCGGAACCAAACCTCGTAATCCAACAGATGATGTGAATTACGTGAGAAGTTCGCACCCGAACTCATAGATTGGCAACATAAACGAGCACAACTCCTAGGGGTGGCAAATGTTGACATAGACCGCCATACTTTGCCTCCCAGCTCCGATTGCCGCCCCTGCAATGTTAAGAATCGTAGTCTTTCATTGATAAAGTTTATAAATCGAAGAGTTTCATCATGAAAAAACATTCACTTGCTGGAATTTTTACCCGTGAAGGCTGGTTGAACGTTGTTAAGCAGAATGAGAGGCAAGCAACATTGATAGGCTTGGCGACCTCTTCCATGACGTCCTCTATGCTCGTGAATCTAAGCATGATTTGAAGGCCCAATACTAGGCAGGGAACCCGGAAGACAACTCTGGTGCAGCCAATTCATTCGAGACCTGCACAGTGTTTATGAAGATATGGATGGCGTGAACCGTGAAAGTTCCAATGGACTAGATTTAAAGCATTTGAGAATTACATTGCGCCTTTGGACCCCAAGGCAGATCACGAACTCCCATGCCATGATGTTatgactgaagaagaagaagaaacgagTTAATCGATCGGTTGCATGGTAAACGGAATCTCACTTGATGGCATTTTACCAAATGGAGAATGTTGGTATTGCGACAGAGGCATACTTTATGTAGCCTGCCAATAGAAATAGAACCGCATTGTATCATTGCTCCAAGCTGTTATCGATTATCAATTATACCTGTGGAAAATAGAAACCATCAGCAGAGTCCTGAAGAGTGGATGAAACTGTCGAATGGGCTTAACATAGCATCGCCGGGATGAAACAGCGACCTTCATGACCCCTTTCCACGGTCAGGGTACCAGCTTCATTATATGTACACAAACTCTCCGATCACAATGAAACAGCTGGCCATGATCATTGGGTCGAGATTCCCCAGTCATGCACGGTGACAAAAACCCACGACAGGAACAGGTGAAGCATGAACCAGACCAAGGCGAGCCAACCTACTATCAAGTCCTTCAGCTGGCACAGCAGGAACTGTTAGATTGTGAGGCTGAAAACTAAGCAGTATCGGATTGGGACAACCCGCCGGGCTATGTCCATACAGTCCGCAATGCAGTCCTCTTCTCCAAGGAGATTAAAGACTGCGGCTGTGAAGATGAATACGGGAACTATTGTTGTAGTAACTAGGTTGATGATCCACTACCCCTCCAGGTAGATGTCGAGCATGTAATATCGCTTGGCACTGAAGGATTGGCCACAGAGTTTCAATAGCACTCGACATGCCCAACTGTGTTTCAAGAGCAAAACCGACCCGTCAAGgcaatttgtttttttggatAAGGAAACATCAGCGCAATTTCAATGGAGTGCACATATGTTCATGTGAATATCTATTGGTTTTGATAAAAGATTGAGCTAGTAGGATATGAAGGTCCATAACAGCGTTATATCACCTGCAAACCGATGTGTTGATAAGAGTCGAATAACAAGGGACAGattgaaataaaaacaaaaaaaagcaagaaATGCAGGTCACCACCAAGACAATGTGCACGAGTTACTCCTAAGGAGGTATAA is a genomic window containing:
- the LOC116206092 gene encoding ELMO domain-containing protein A, which gives rise to MASRTLRRRLHHGDVDGKSHEHMEASGLDSLDEPLLGSYNHDDRPSEGSSQDLWDDERRKQHLHWTLLFSQLITQWVQWLANMVIGSGSLIGRFFSIPFSTQTGLTRKFLQPALSLLQEERLRSLQQRLEVPFDGSRLQHQDALKKLWRLAYPDRELPSLKSELWKDMGWQGSDPSTDFRGGGFISLENLIFFAQKYPESFQRLLHKQDGIRAEWEYPFAVAGINISFMLAQMLDLQSGKPSSLAGVRFLELLKDDEMAFDHLYCVAFRMMDAQWLAKRASYMDFNDVLKSTREQLERELSLEDVSSIRDLPAYNLLKW